From a region of the Odoribacter splanchnicus DSM 20712 genome:
- a CDS encoding transposase produces the protein MAKIQNISEIHPTLGFTEFDIIEKYRKSFHESELGRLHSVFPFERMAKTMGLSEQRLGRRNIFSPSAKIALMVLKAYTGFSDRQLVEHLNGNIHYQMFCGIMINPSFPITNYKIVSAIRNEIASRLDVDSLQEVLASHWKPYLDSLHVCMTDATCYESHMRFPTDMKLLWESLEWLYRQICLHCRDLGIRRPRNKYADVAKSYLSYCKKRKRKASRTRMLKRRMIRLLEKLLIQRDEIHREHGTSLRYTQDYQKRLSIIRKVLVQEKELFEGRKVRDRIVSIDRHYVRPIVRGKETKSVEFGAKVNNIQIDGISFIEHLSFKAFNEGIRLKDCIRMQQKLMNVRVRCVAADSIYANNANRKFCTKYGISTSFVRKGRAARDESLRKVLRSELSKERATRLEGSFGTQKQHYSLSRIKARNRKTEILWIFFGIHTANAILMIDKIRNRADKAA, from the coding sequence ATGGCTAAGATACAAAATATTTCGGAAATTCACCCTACTTTGGGCTTTACAGAATTTGATATTATAGAAAAATATCGCAAGAGTTTTCATGAGAGTGAGCTTGGCAGGCTTCATTCGGTGTTTCCGTTTGAGCGTATGGCAAAGACCATGGGCCTGTCGGAACAGCGACTGGGACGCAGGAACATCTTCAGTCCTTCGGCGAAGATCGCCCTTATGGTCCTGAAGGCGTACACCGGATTCTCTGACAGGCAGCTGGTGGAACATCTTAACGGGAACATACACTACCAGATGTTCTGCGGGATTATGATAAATCCGTCCTTTCCCATAACCAACTACAAGATAGTCAGTGCCATCCGCAATGAGATAGCGTCCCGTCTTGATGTTGATTCCCTCCAGGAAGTGCTGGCTTCACACTGGAAACCCTATCTTGACAGCCTTCACGTCTGTATGACCGATGCCACATGCTATGAGAGCCATATGCGTTTTCCTACGGATATGAAACTCCTTTGGGAAAGTCTGGAATGGCTCTACAGGCAAATCTGCCTTCATTGCAGAGATTTGGGTATAAGGCGTCCGCGCAACAAGTATGCGGATGTGGCGAAGTCCTATCTGTCCTACTGCAAGAAGAGAAAGAGGAAGGCTTCAAGGACAAGGATGCTCAAGCGTCGTATGATCAGACTCCTTGAAAAGCTCCTCATACAGAGGGATGAAATCCATAGAGAACATGGAACCTCACTCCGATATACCCAGGATTACCAGAAGCGTCTTTCCATCATCAGAAAGGTTCTTGTACAGGAAAAGGAGTTGTTTGAAGGCAGGAAGGTCAGGGACCGCATCGTCAGCATTGACCGCCATTATGTACGTCCCATTGTAAGAGGCAAGGAAACAAAGTCCGTCGAGTTCGGTGCGAAGGTCAACAACATACAGATAGACGGCATATCGTTCATCGAACACCTCTCGTTCAAGGCTTTCAACGAAGGTATACGCCTGAAGGACTGTATCCGCATGCAGCAGAAGCTCATGAATGTGAGGGTAAGATGCGTGGCTGCCGATTCCATATATGCCAATAATGCCAACAGAAAGTTCTGTACAAAATATGGAATATCCACATCCTTTGTACGCAAGGGAAGGGCGGCCAGGGATGAATCCTTGAGAAAGGTTCTCAGAAGTGAACTCTCCAAAGAAAGGGCCACCCGACTTGAAGGCAGCTTCGGCACACAGAAGCAGCATTACTCACTCTCAAGGATAAAGGCACGGAACAGGAAGACGGAAATCCTATGGATTTTCTTTGGAATACATACGGCAAATGCCATACTGATGATAGATAAAATCAGGAACCGGGCGGATAAAGCGGCATGA
- a CDS encoding DUF6575 domain-containing protein, with translation MITKLEIERILDFYDVPQLFLGRDVVGTKYLCLLYNDEDCCRYVAIRISSERLKTFLAKAIDLRSLLIAPEISDDYYIVSYYDDYYHLEKYIHVGALPEDMLPDEGYFFDGENDDTSIICEAIEHKHPVIHLGFEDVMNSHSIPVSTLSVLTTQYQSMVANCFKKIDGTKDDRDFRLRVFAYSAASFNVHMYAESDLDLFGSSRIDKTLYKLDSLLKCTTNEQLREFLIPLKGHTIRSYKNFIKELIDNKIAVKYKWVSSISEGKVVANKVGLPKLKEIYEVLSESSELDKEVKSFEGYLTGFWMSSCKWSLKLDSGEEVSGKVRVPDLLYGVVSGEVRYKITCEEILEQNNVSSKEKTTLILTDIEEVKKQE, from the coding sequence ATGATTACAAAACTTGAAATAGAAAGAATTTTAGATTTCTATGATGTCCCTCAACTGTTTTTAGGACGGGATGTTGTAGGAACTAAATATTTGTGTCTGTTGTACAATGATGAAGACTGTTGCCGTTATGTTGCAATACGTATCTCTAGTGAGCGATTAAAGACTTTTTTAGCTAAAGCAATAGATTTGCGTTCTTTACTCATTGCCCCTGAAATAAGTGATGACTATTATATTGTTTCATATTATGATGATTATTATCATTTGGAGAAATATATACATGTAGGTGCTTTACCTGAGGATATGCTACCAGATGAAGGCTATTTTTTTGATGGAGAAAATGATGATACTTCAATAATATGTGAAGCAATAGAGCATAAACATCCTGTTATTCATTTAGGTTTTGAGGATGTAATGAATTCTCATTCAATCCCAGTTTCGACATTATCTGTTCTGACAACTCAATACCAATCAATGGTTGCTAATTGTTTTAAGAAAATAGATGGAACAAAAGATGATAGAGATTTTAGGTTGAGAGTGTTTGCGTATTCTGCAGCTTCTTTTAATGTGCATATGTATGCAGAATCTGATTTAGATTTGTTTGGTTCTTCTCGAATTGATAAAACATTGTATAAATTGGATTCTCTTTTAAAATGTACAACGAATGAACAATTAAGAGAATTCCTAATTCCATTAAAGGGGCATACAATAAGGAGTTATAAAAACTTTATCAAGGAATTAATCGATAATAAAATCGCTGTAAAATATAAATGGGTGTCATCTATTTCGGAAGGTAAAGTTGTTGCTAATAAAGTAGGATTACCTAAATTGAAGGAAATTTATGAGGTTTTAAGTGAATCTTCTGAATTAGATAAAGAGGTGAAATCTTTTGAAGGTTATTTGACTGGCTTTTGGATGTCTAGTTGTAAATGGTCTTTAAAACTAGATTCTGGAGAAGAAGTTTCAGGAAAAGTGAGAGTTCCTGATTTATTATATGGTGTAGTTTCAGGTGAGGTTAGATATAAAATAACTTGTGAAGAAATTTTAGAGCAGAATAATGTGAGTTCTAAAGAGAAAACGACTCTGATTTTGACAGATATTGAAGAAGTAAAAAAGCAGGAGTAA
- the ltrA gene encoding group II intron reverse transcriptase/maturase has translation MRNPEQVLNILAGHSNEPEYKYERLYRILFNEQMFFAAYQRMYAKPGNMTPGTDGKTEDEMSIDRINKLIESIKDETYSPNPAKRIYIPKKNGKMRPLGIPSFEDKLVQEAVRMVLEAIYEGHFEWTSHGFRPNRSCHTALKSLQNNFNGAKWFIEGDIKGFFDNIDHDVLIEIMKGRIADDRFLRLIRKFLNAGYMEEWQFNKTYSGTPQGGIISPVLANIYLDKFDKYMNEYANKFNKGTVRSRNKDICKLNSRVHYLKRRINEVEDVNVRTRMVEELHEKQKRILTMPSGNDMDRNFRRLRYLRYADDFLIGVIGTKNECETIKADITKFMQEKLRLEMSQEKTLITNAQDSAKFLGYEIYVRKDYATKRNSNGTVRRYFNGNVILHVSREVIKNKLLSLEAMKVVTKRGKETWVSKGRTYMIDNEAHEIVSQFNTEIRGFYNYYSIANNASALGRSFGCIMKFSMYKTLAQKLNMSVRKVIETYRKDNLFAVPFVNKGGETKYRVFYNEGYARKTDCETAPSDNLPYMFKTPSLSLIERLTTKTCELCGKHGEVVMHHVRTLKELKGKNDWERKMLYMHRKTLVVCAECNAKIQSCDK, from the coding sequence ATGAGAAATCCAGAGCAAGTATTAAACATTTTAGCTGGACACAGCAACGAGCCTGAGTATAAATACGAAAGGCTCTACCGTATTCTATTCAATGAACAGATGTTCTTTGCCGCCTACCAACGTATGTATGCAAAGCCGGGAAACATGACACCCGGCACTGATGGCAAAACAGAGGATGAAATGAGCATTGATAGGATAAACAAACTCATAGAGAGTATAAAGGATGAGACTTATAGTCCCAATCCTGCAAAGAGAATTTACATTCCGAAAAAGAATGGGAAGATGCGTCCGTTAGGAATACCGTCTTTTGAAGACAAATTGGTTCAAGAGGCAGTAAGAATGGTGCTTGAAGCTATATATGAGGGACACTTTGAGTGGACATCGCACGGCTTCAGACCAAACAGAAGCTGCCACACAGCACTGAAAAGTCTACAAAATAATTTCAACGGTGCAAAATGGTTCATCGAGGGAGATATAAAAGGCTTCTTTGACAACATAGACCATGATGTGCTGATAGAAATAATGAAAGGCAGAATAGCAGATGACAGATTTCTTCGTCTGATACGGAAATTCCTCAATGCAGGGTACATGGAAGAGTGGCAATTCAACAAGACTTATTCAGGGACACCGCAAGGTGGTATCATAAGCCCTGTTTTGGCAAATATATACCTTGACAAGTTCGATAAGTACATGAATGAATATGCCAACAAATTCAATAAAGGGACAGTAAGAAGCCGCAACAAGGATATTTGCAAACTCAACAGCAGAGTACACTACCTAAAACGTAGGATAAATGAAGTAGAGGATGTAAACGTAAGAACAAGGATGGTAGAAGAACTGCACGAAAAGCAGAAGCGGATACTAACAATGCCAAGTGGCAACGATATGGACAGAAATTTTCGCAGACTGAGATATCTGCGCTACGCCGATGATTTTCTAATCGGGGTTATCGGAACGAAAAACGAATGTGAGACAATCAAAGCTGACATCACCAAGTTTATGCAGGAAAAGTTAAGGCTGGAGATGTCACAGGAAAAGACTTTGATTACAAATGCACAAGACAGCGCAAAATTTTTGGGTTACGAAATATATGTCCGTAAAGACTATGCCACAAAGAGAAACAGTAACGGAACAGTGCGCAGATACTTCAACGGGAACGTGATATTGCACGTTTCAAGAGAAGTAATCAAGAATAAACTGCTCAGCCTCGAAGCCATGAAAGTTGTCACCAAACGCGGCAAGGAAACATGGGTGTCAAAAGGCAGGACTTATATGATTGACAATGAAGCGCACGAGATTGTATCTCAGTTTAATACCGAAATACGAGGGTTCTACAACTATTACTCAATAGCAAACAATGCATCGGCTTTGGGACGCTCTTTCGGCTGTATTATGAAGTTCTCCATGTACAAAACTCTTGCTCAAAAGCTGAATATGTCAGTGAGAAAAGTCATTGAAACATACCGCAAGGACAATCTCTTTGCCGTGCCTTTTGTAAACAAGGGAGGAGAAACCAAGTACAGGGTATTCTACAATGAGGGTTACGCCCGTAAAACGGATTGTGAAACAGCCCCAAGTGACAATCTGCCGTATATGTTCAAAACACCATCGTTAAGTTTGATAGAAAGGCTTACAACAAAAACGTGCGAACTATGTGGCAAGCACGGAGAAGTGGTAATGCACCATGTCCGCACTCTCAAAGAGTTAAAAGGTAAAAATGACTGGGAACGCAAAATGCTCTATATGCACAGAAAGACTTTGGTCGTATGTGCGGAGTGTAACGCAAAAATCCAGAGCTGTGATAAGTAA
- a CDS encoding bile acid:sodium symporter family protein: MLQKIKTWMLPLAMLSGAFFYEFFQQLAFLTPYLIFSMLFITYCKLSFRDLKFSGLHLWLLAVQVVGCLVVYGGLVWFDPVVAQGGLICVLAPTATAAAVITGMLGGSVACLAAYTLMSSLVVAVVSPLIFTLLGEHSDMTFWNSVLFICRQVMPVLILPFALALFLEKALPSLHRQLKKLQILSFYLWALGLTIVTGKTVYFIVYQENADITEEWWMAALALVICVLQFILGRRIGRRYGDPVSGGQGLGQKNTILAIWMAQVYLNPLSSIAPASYVLWQNMINSWQLWKKRKK, from the coding sequence GTGTTACAAAAGATAAAGACCTGGATGCTTCCGCTGGCCATGTTGTCGGGAGCATTTTTTTATGAATTCTTTCAACAGTTGGCTTTTTTAACGCCCTACCTGATTTTCAGTATGTTGTTTATTACATATTGTAAATTGTCTTTTCGCGATTTGAAGTTCAGTGGTTTGCATCTGTGGTTGCTGGCTGTTCAGGTTGTCGGGTGTTTGGTGGTTTACGGTGGATTGGTGTGGTTCGATCCGGTCGTGGCACAGGGAGGTCTGATTTGTGTTTTGGCACCGACCGCAACGGCTGCTGCAGTGATCACGGGAATGCTCGGAGGAAGTGTCGCCTGTCTGGCGGCATATACTTTGATGAGTAGTTTGGTGGTAGCTGTCGTATCTCCCTTGATCTTTACTCTGTTGGGAGAACATAGCGATATGACCTTCTGGAATTCCGTACTTTTCATTTGCCGGCAAGTCATGCCTGTCCTGATATTACCTTTTGCATTGGCCCTGTTTTTGGAGAAAGCTTTGCCGTCTCTCCACCGGCAGTTGAAAAAACTGCAAATTCTTTCTTTTTATCTTTGGGCGTTGGGATTGACTATTGTAACCGGGAAAACGGTTTATTTTATCGTGTATCAGGAGAATGCCGATATTACGGAAGAGTGGTGGATGGCCGCATTAGCATTGGTGATTTGTGTCCTGCAGTTTATCCTGGGCAGGCGTATCGGACGGCGGTATGGCGATCCTGTTTCGGGAGGGCAGGGACTCGGACAGAAAAATACCATCCTGGCTATCTGGATGGCACAGGTATATCTGAACCCTCTTTCCTCCATCGCTCCTGCTTCGTATGTGCTGTGGCAAAATATGATCAATAGCTGGCAGTTGTGGAAGAAGAGAAAGAAATAG
- a CDS encoding amidophosphoribosyltransferase, which yields MSDAIKHECGIAMVRLLKPLEYYRKKYGDVFWGMNKLYLLMEKQHNRGQEGAGMASVKLNARPGEEYIFRERAEGTGAIQDIFSAVHRAITECRRIEPEVPDEELPFIGEMYMGHLRYSTTGRSGISYLHPFLRRNNWRSRNLSLAGNFNLTNVDEILQYIVERGQHPRHNADTFIILEQLGYLLDYEVEHLYRRFKAEGLAGQAMNDAIEENIDIEHILQEASARWDGGYVITGLLGSGDLFAFRDPHGIRPAFYYASDEVIVVASERPVIQTVFDLPVTEVKELMPGQSIVVKRNGNMKVSTIHPAVEVTPCSFERIYFSRGSDCDIYNERKELGRLLTENILKSVGYDVDHTIFSFIPNTAEIAYYGMMQGLEAWLDRQKSEEICARNGQLSSAQIREILSRQIRTEKLAIKDIKLRTFIAEGNSRNDLAAHVYDTTYGTVREGVDSIVVIDDSIVRGTTLRQSIIKILCRQKPKKIVIVSSSPQIRYPDCYGIDMSKMGEFIAFHAAIALLKERRLERVIDEVYTKSKAQIALPKEKVVNYVKEIYAPFTDEEISAKIAEMITPENCPSEIAVVYQTIDHLHQACPNHSGDWYFSGDYPTPGGNRLVNGAFVEWYEKRFNS from the coding sequence ATGAGTGACGCAATTAAACATGAATGTGGGATTGCCATGGTGAGGTTGTTGAAACCTTTGGAATACTACCGGAAAAAATACGGAGATGTTTTTTGGGGGATGAATAAGCTTTACCTGCTGATGGAAAAACAGCACAACCGTGGACAGGAAGGAGCCGGAATGGCTTCGGTAAAGTTGAATGCCCGTCCGGGCGAAGAATATATCTTCCGGGAGAGGGCAGAAGGAACGGGGGCTATTCAGGATATTTTTTCTGCTGTCCACCGGGCGATTACCGAATGCCGGAGGATAGAACCGGAGGTGCCCGACGAGGAGTTGCCTTTTATCGGCGAGATGTACATGGGGCATTTGCGTTACAGTACAACGGGGCGTTCGGGGATTTCATACCTGCATCCTTTTTTGCGTCGTAATAATTGGCGGAGCCGGAATCTTTCGTTGGCCGGAAATTTCAACCTGACCAATGTGGACGAAATATTGCAGTATATCGTGGAACGGGGACAACATCCCCGGCATAATGCGGATACTTTTATTATACTGGAGCAATTAGGGTATTTACTGGATTATGAGGTGGAACACCTCTACCGGAGATTCAAGGCCGAGGGCCTGGCCGGTCAGGCGATGAACGATGCGATCGAAGAGAATATCGATATCGAACATATTTTGCAGGAAGCTTCGGCACGCTGGGACGGAGGATATGTCATTACCGGTTTGTTGGGAAGCGGGGATCTTTTCGCTTTCCGGGATCCTCATGGAATCCGGCCTGCTTTTTATTATGCCAGCGATGAGGTGATCGTCGTTGCTTCCGAGCGTCCGGTTATTCAGACGGTTTTCGATTTGCCGGTAACAGAGGTGAAAGAATTGATGCCCGGACAGAGTATCGTTGTGAAACGGAACGGTAATATGAAAGTAAGTACGATCCATCCGGCCGTTGAAGTAACTCCCTGTTCTTTTGAACGGATTTATTTCTCCCGGGGAAGTGATTGCGATATTTATAACGAACGGAAGGAACTGGGGCGTCTGCTGACCGAAAATATTTTGAAAAGTGTCGGATATGATGTGGATCACACTATCTTTTCTTTTATCCCTAATACGGCAGAAATCGCTTATTATGGGATGATGCAGGGCTTGGAAGCCTGGTTGGACCGGCAGAAGAGTGAAGAGATCTGTGCCCGGAACGGACAACTGAGCAGCGCGCAGATCCGGGAAATCCTGTCGCGGCAGATCCGGACCGAGAAGTTGGCCATCAAGGATATCAAACTGAGGACTTTTATCGCTGAAGGAAATAGCCGGAATGATTTAGCCGCCCACGTGTACGACACCACTTATGGGACAGTACGGGAAGGGGTGGATTCTATCGTCGTTATCGACGATAGTATTGTCCGGGGTACTACCTTGAGGCAAAGTATAATCAAAATCCTTTGCCGGCAGAAACCCAAAAAGATTGTGATTGTCTCCTCTTCGCCTCAAATCCGTTATCCGGATTGTTATGGCATCGATATGTCGAAGATGGGAGAGTTTATCGCTTTTCATGCTGCTATCGCTTTGCTGAAAGAGAGGAGATTAGAACGGGTGATCGATGAGGTGTATACCAAAAGTAAGGCTCAGATAGCATTACCCAAAGAAAAGGTCGTGAATTATGTCAAAGAAATTTATGCTCCTTTTACAGACGAAGAGATTTCTGCTAAGATTGCCGAAATGATCACCCCTGAGAATTGCCCTTCGGAAATAGCTGTGGTATATCAGACGATAGATCATTTACACCAGGCTTGTCCGAATCATTCCGGGGATTGGTATTTTTCGGGTGATTATCCCACTCCGGGCGGAAACCGTCTGGTGAACGGGGCTTTTGTGGAATGGTATGAGAAAAGGTTTAATTCCTAA
- a CDS encoding glutamine synthetase III family protein, producing the protein MTTLRFKMVEEAIGRKAVEVKAPAERPAEYFGKYVFDRDKMRKYLPKACFETLMNTMKNGSPLDRETADCVAAGMKQWAQDMGATHYTHWFQPLTGGTAEKHDAFIEADHEGGVLEEFTGKLLIQQEPDASSFPSGGLRNTFEARGYSAWDPSSPAFIVDTTLCIPTIFIAYTGEALDFKAPLLRALEAVNRAAVDICRYFDPKVEKVFSYLGWEQEYFLVDESLWAARPDLVLTGRTMMGHESAKNQQLDDHYFGSIPTRVIAFMKDLEYECQQLGIPVKTRHNEVAPNQFELAPVFEETNLANDHNQLLMSTMKVVARRHCFRVLLHEKPFKGINGSGKHNNWSLGTDTGVNLLSPGRSATENLQFITFLVNILMAVYRRNGLLKASVMSAGNAHRLGANEAPPAILSVFLGTQLSAILDKIEFSQSDEAIQLDKKTGFRMDGITHIPELFRDTTDRNRTSPFAFTGNRFEFRAVGSSDNCADAMITLNTAVAYQLKEFKADIDKLIAEGHTKENAIFTVLKRYTVACKPIRFEGNGYSDEWKAEATRRGLDCETSVPLIFDRLLAQENIRMFGETGVLNEVELHARAEVKWETYTKKVQIEARILGDLAMNHILPVASRYQSMLLDKVSKFMAIFPKEKARVLAEQDLELIEKIARHMTCIQTQVEAMVETRKVINKMGDIREKAIAYHDRIAPTFDEIRAHIDKLELIVDNEMWTLPKYRELLFLR; encoded by the coding sequence ATGACAACACTTAGATTTAAAATGGTTGAAGAGGCGATCGGAAGAAAAGCCGTAGAAGTAAAAGCACCTGCCGAACGTCCGGCAGAGTATTTCGGAAAATATGTTTTTGATCGGGACAAAATGCGGAAATATTTGCCGAAAGCTTGTTTCGAAACGTTGATGAATACGATGAAGAACGGGAGCCCGTTGGATCGGGAAACAGCCGATTGTGTGGCTGCCGGAATGAAACAGTGGGCTCAGGATATGGGAGCTACTCACTATACGCATTGGTTTCAACCCTTGACGGGAGGAACTGCGGAGAAACACGATGCTTTTATCGAGGCCGATCACGAAGGAGGAGTGTTGGAAGAGTTCACAGGAAAGTTGCTGATACAACAAGAACCGGATGCTTCCAGTTTTCCGAGCGGTGGTCTTCGCAATACATTTGAAGCCCGGGGATATAGTGCCTGGGATCCTAGTTCTCCGGCCTTTATTGTCGATACGACCCTTTGTATACCGACTATCTTTATTGCTTATACGGGGGAGGCCCTGGATTTCAAGGCCCCTCTTTTGAGGGCTCTCGAGGCAGTAAACCGTGCGGCTGTGGATATTTGCCGGTATTTCGACCCGAAGGTGGAAAAAGTGTTCTCTTATCTGGGATGGGAGCAGGAATATTTTTTGGTAGACGAAAGCCTGTGGGCGGCCCGTCCTGATCTGGTACTTACCGGCCGGACGATGATGGGACATGAAAGTGCTAAAAATCAACAGCTGGATGATCATTATTTCGGTTCTATACCGACTCGGGTGATTGCTTTTATGAAGGATCTGGAATACGAATGTCAGCAATTGGGAATCCCGGTAAAAACCCGCCACAATGAGGTGGCTCCGAACCAGTTCGAACTTGCTCCGGTTTTCGAAGAGACCAATCTGGCTAATGACCACAATCAGTTGTTGATGTCTACCATGAAAGTGGTGGCGAGGCGTCATTGTTTCCGGGTACTTTTGCACGAAAAACCTTTCAAGGGGATCAACGGTTCGGGCAAGCACAACAACTGGTCTTTGGGTACCGATACGGGAGTGAATCTGTTATCTCCGGGACGTTCTGCTACAGAGAATCTGCAATTTATCACCTTTCTGGTGAATATACTGATGGCGGTCTATCGACGGAATGGCTTATTGAAAGCCTCTGTGATGAGTGCAGGCAATGCCCATCGTTTAGGAGCTAACGAAGCTCCTCCTGCTATTTTGTCGGTATTCCTGGGGACTCAGTTGTCGGCTATTCTGGATAAAATCGAATTCAGCCAATCGGATGAAGCGATTCAGTTGGATAAAAAGACCGGGTTCAGGATGGACGGGATTACGCATATCCCTGAACTATTCAGGGATACGACCGATCGTAACCGGACATCACCGTTTGCATTTACCGGCAACCGGTTCGAATTCCGTGCCGTCGGTTCCTCGGATAATTGTGCCGATGCCATGATCACTTTGAATACGGCAGTGGCTTATCAGTTAAAAGAGTTTAAAGCTGATATTGATAAACTCATCGCTGAAGGACATACGAAAGAAAATGCTATCTTTACGGTGTTAAAACGGTATACGGTGGCATGCAAGCCGATTCGGTTCGAGGGGAATGGATATAGTGATGAATGGAAGGCTGAAGCTACCCGGCGTGGGTTGGATTGTGAGACCAGCGTTCCCCTGATCTTCGACCGTCTGTTAGCCCAGGAGAACATCCGGATGTTCGGAGAAACCGGTGTATTGAACGAAGTGGAACTGCATGCCCGGGCTGAAGTGAAATGGGAGACATATACCAAAAAGGTACAGATCGAAGCCCGTATATTGGGAGATTTGGCTATGAATCATATCTTACCGGTGGCTTCGCGTTACCAGAGTATGTTGCTGGATAAGGTAAGCAAGTTTATGGCGATTTTCCCGAAAGAGAAAGCCAGGGTTTTGGCCGAACAAGACTTAGAATTGATAGAGAAGATAGCCCGGCATATGACCTGTATTCAGACCCAGGTGGAGGCAATGGTGGAAACCCGGAAAGTGATCAATAAGATGGGGGATATACGGGAAAAAGCGATTGCTTATCACGACCGGATAGCCCCGACCTTCGATGAGATCCGGGCTCATATCGATAAATTGGAATTGATTGTCGATAATGAAATGTGGACGTTGCCGAAATATCGGGAACTTTTGTTTTTGAGATAA
- a CDS encoding NAD+ synthetase, whose amino-acid sequence MKITLSQLNVMVGDILSNKSKNIDYIDEAADSGADPALPGEMVLSAVGRV is encoded by the coding sequence ATGAAGATTACACTATCACAGTTGAACGTTATGGTCGGAGATATTCTCTCGAATAAAAGTAAGAACATAGACTATATTGACGAGGCTGCGGATAGTGGTGCAGATCCGGCGTTACCCGGCGAAATGGTCCTGTCTGCTGTGGGAAGGGTGTAA
- a CDS encoding phosphoadenylyl-sulfate reductase, which translates to MMKEDVIRLNEQLKGKKAEEVLDYFLEKYQGHIALASSLGIEDQVLTAMICGIDATTRIFTLDTGRLFPETYSLIGRTNMTYGIRIQVFFPDYHEVEKMVAEHGVNLFYDSIEYRRLCCHIRKLEPLKRAFQGMKVWICGLRHEQSVTRTGNQLVEWDGMNGLIKVNPLIDWTETEVWEYIREHGVPYNKLHDQGFPSIGCQPCTRAVKPGEDIRAGRWWWESPEHKECGLHK; encoded by the coding sequence ATGATGAAAGAGGATGTAATACGGTTGAATGAGCAGCTGAAAGGCAAGAAGGCGGAAGAGGTATTGGATTATTTTTTGGAAAAATACCAGGGACATATTGCTCTGGCGTCGAGTCTGGGGATTGAAGACCAGGTGTTGACTGCTATGATTTGCGGGATCGATGCGACTACCCGTATTTTTACTTTGGACACCGGGCGGTTGTTTCCTGAAACATATAGTCTGATCGGGCGGACAAATATGACATATGGAATCCGGATTCAGGTATTTTTCCCGGACTATCACGAAGTGGAAAAAATGGTGGCGGAACATGGGGTGAATTTGTTTTACGATAGCATTGAATACAGGAGGTTATGTTGTCATATCCGTAAACTGGAACCTCTGAAACGTGCTTTCCAGGGAATGAAAGTGTGGATTTGCGGATTGCGGCACGAACAATCGGTTACCCGTACAGGAAATCAGTTGGTAGAGTGGGACGGGATGAACGGATTGATAAAAGTGAATCCTTTGATCGATTGGACAGAAACCGAGGTATGGGAGTATATCCGTGAGCACGGCGTACCTTATAATAAATTGCATGATCAGGGATTTCCGAGTATCGGTTGTCAGCCTTGTACCCGGGCTGTTAAGCCCGGCGAAGATATCCGGGCCGGACGTTGGTGGTGGGAGTCGCCTGAACACAAAGAATGTGGATTACATAAATGA